In Mycolicibacterium alvei, a single window of DNA contains:
- a CDS encoding MaoC family dehydratase has translation MPLNPDAVGETTDPIPFEWTDRDTLLYALGVGAGTDDLAFTTENSHEIEQQVLPTYAVIACSAFPAALKIGTFNFGMLLHGSQEIRLHRPLPPSGKLSVVSEVADIQDKGEGKNAVVMLRGIGTDPASGEVVAETLTTVVIRGEGGFGGQPGQRPVAPQIPDREPDARVALPTREDQALIYRLSGDRNPLHSDPWFAQNLAGFPKPILHGLCTYGVAGRALVAELGGGDATKVHAVAARFSSPVFPGEMLTTSIWRTEPGRAVFRTEAAGPDGADARLVLDDGVAEYSD, from the coding sequence ATGCCCCTCAATCCGGACGCCGTTGGCGAGACCACCGATCCGATTCCGTTCGAATGGACCGACCGCGACACCCTGCTGTACGCCCTCGGCGTCGGCGCGGGCACCGATGATCTCGCCTTCACCACCGAGAACAGCCATGAGATCGAACAGCAGGTGCTGCCGACCTATGCGGTGATCGCCTGCTCGGCCTTCCCGGCGGCGCTCAAGATCGGCACCTTCAACTTCGGCATGCTGCTGCACGGTTCCCAGGAGATCCGGCTGCATCGGCCGCTGCCCCCGTCCGGAAAGCTCAGCGTGGTCTCCGAGGTCGCCGACATCCAGGACAAGGGTGAGGGCAAGAACGCGGTGGTCATGCTCAGGGGCATCGGCACCGATCCGGCCAGCGGCGAGGTCGTCGCGGAAACCCTTACCACCGTGGTGATTCGGGGCGAAGGCGGATTCGGCGGGCAGCCCGGGCAGCGCCCGGTGGCACCGCAGATTCCCGACCGTGAACCCGACGCCCGGGTGGCGCTGCCCACCCGTGAGGATCAGGCGCTGATCTACCGGCTGTCCGGGGACCGCAACCCGCTGCACAGCGATCCGTGGTTCGCGCAGAATCTCGCCGGGTTCCCGAAGCCGATCCTGCACGGCCTGTGCACCTACGGGGTGGCCGGGCGCGCGCTGGTCGCCGAACTCGGTGGCGGCGACGCCACGAAGGTCCATGCGGTGGCAGCGCGGTTCAGTTCGCCGGTGTTCCCGGGCGAGATGTTGACCACGTCGATCTGGCGTACCGAACCGGGGCGGGCGGTGTTCCGCACCGAGGCTGCCGGGCCCGACGGTGCCGACGCCCGACTGGTGCTGGACGACGGTGTCGCCGAGTACTCCGACTGA
- a CDS encoding SDR family oxidoreductase, producing MRYVVTGGTGFIGRRVITRILSREPGAEVWVLVRRESLTRFEQLAQNWDERVKPLVGDLTEAGLGLSDADIAELGDVSHVVHCAAIYDMTIGESEQRAANVEGTRAVIELARRLDATLHHVSSIAVAGNHRGVFTEDDFDVAQDLPTPYHQTKFEAELLVRSTPGLRYRVYRPAVVVGDSQTGEMDKVDGPYYFFGVLARLAALPKFTPMMLPDSGRTNVVPVDFVVDAMVALMHVEGKDGETFHLTAPKTIGLRDIYRGVAGEAGLPPLRGSLPRATAAPVLQARGRVKAVRNIVATQLGIPGEVLDVAELRPTFTADNTTAALRGTGISVPEFCTYAPKLWRYWAQQLDPDRARRDDPAGPLVGKHVIITGASSGIGRASAIAVAERGACVFALARNGEALDDLVAEIRSSGGQAGGEIHAFTCDVTDSASVEHTVKDILGRFGHVDYLVNNAGRSIRRSVVNSTDRLHDYERVMAVNYFGSVRMVLALLPHWRERRFGHVVNVSSAGVQANSPKYSAYLPSKAALDAFSEVVGTETLSDHVTFTNIHMPLVKTPMIAPSRKLNPVPPISAEHAAAMVVRGLVDKPARIDTPLGTVADFGHYLTPKLSRRVLHQLYLGYPDSAAAQGQIGESPQGTTGEPTQRQPKRPVRSVRTLRFPRAVARPVKRAVRLVPGVHW from the coding sequence ATGCGTTATGTCGTTACCGGCGGTACCGGGTTTATTGGCCGCCGAGTGATCACCCGGATCCTGTCCCGCGAACCCGGCGCCGAGGTGTGGGTGCTGGTACGCCGTGAGTCGCTGACACGGTTCGAGCAGCTGGCCCAGAACTGGGATGAGCGAGTGAAACCGCTGGTCGGCGACCTGACCGAGGCAGGTCTCGGACTGTCCGACGCCGATATCGCCGAGTTGGGTGACGTCTCGCATGTGGTGCACTGCGCGGCCATCTACGACATGACGATCGGTGAATCCGAGCAACGGGCCGCGAATGTGGAGGGCACTCGCGCGGTGATCGAGCTGGCCCGGCGCCTGGACGCCACGTTGCACCACGTGTCCTCGATCGCGGTGGCCGGCAACCACCGGGGTGTGTTCACCGAGGACGATTTCGACGTCGCCCAGGATCTGCCCACGCCGTATCACCAGACCAAGTTCGAGGCCGAACTGCTGGTGCGCTCGACACCGGGCCTGCGCTACCGGGTGTACCGACCGGCCGTCGTGGTCGGCGATTCGCAGACCGGCGAGATGGACAAGGTCGACGGGCCGTACTACTTCTTCGGCGTGCTGGCACGGCTGGCGGCGCTGCCGAAGTTCACGCCGATGATGCTGCCCGACTCCGGCCGGACCAACGTGGTGCCGGTGGACTTCGTGGTCGACGCGATGGTCGCGCTCATGCACGTCGAAGGCAAGGACGGTGAGACCTTCCACCTCACCGCGCCGAAGACCATCGGACTGCGCGACATCTACCGCGGGGTGGCCGGCGAGGCCGGACTGCCTCCGCTGCGCGGGTCACTGCCACGAGCCACCGCGGCACCGGTCCTGCAGGCGCGGGGGCGGGTCAAGGCGGTGCGCAACATCGTCGCCACCCAGCTGGGCATCCCCGGCGAGGTGCTCGACGTGGCCGAGCTGCGGCCGACCTTCACCGCGGACAACACCACCGCCGCGCTGCGCGGTACCGGGATCTCGGTTCCCGAATTCTGCACGTACGCACCGAAACTGTGGCGCTACTGGGCCCAGCAGCTCGATCCCGACCGGGCCCGGCGCGACGATCCGGCCGGCCCCCTGGTCGGCAAGCACGTCATCATCACCGGCGCCTCCAGCGGTATCGGCCGGGCTTCGGCCATCGCGGTCGCAGAACGCGGCGCCTGTGTCTTCGCGCTGGCCCGCAACGGTGAGGCGCTCGACGACCTGGTCGCCGAGATCCGTTCCTCCGGCGGCCAGGCCGGCGGAGAAATTCACGCATTCACCTGCGACGTCACCGATTCGGCATCGGTCGAGCACACCGTCAAGGACATCCTCGGCCGGTTCGGCCATGTCGACTATCTGGTGAACAACGCCGGTCGGTCCATCCGCCGGTCGGTGGTGAACTCGACGGACCGCCTGCACGACTACGAACGGGTCATGGCGGTCAACTACTTCGGCTCGGTACGCATGGTGCTGGCGCTGCTGCCGCACTGGCGCGAGCGCCGGTTCGGCCACGTGGTCAACGTGTCCAGTGCGGGTGTGCAGGCCAACAGCCCGAAGTACAGTGCCTACCTCCCGTCCAAGGCCGCACTCGACGCCTTCTCCGAGGTGGTCGGCACCGAAACGCTCTCGGATCACGTCACTTTCACCAATATTCATATGCCCCTGGTGAAGACGCCGATGATCGCGCCGTCGCGCAAGCTCAACCCCGTACCGCCGATCTCGGCCGAACATGCCGCGGCCATGGTGGTGCGCGGCCTGGTCGACAAACCGGCCCGGATCGACACCCCGCTGGGCACCGTCGCCGATTTCGGTCATTACCTGACCCCGAAACTGTCCCGCCGCGTTCTGCATCAGCTGTATCTGGGCTATCCGGACTCCGCGGCCGCGCAGGGTCAGATCGGCGAGAGCCCGCAGGGGACGACAGGCGAACCGACCCAGCGGCAGCCGAAGCGACCGGTCCGCAGCGTCCGCACCCTGCGGTTCCCGCGTGCGGTCGCCCGCCCGGTCAAGCGGGCGGTGCGGTTGGTGCCCGGCGTGCACTGGTAG
- a CDS encoding nucleoside hydrolase, translating to MALAYLLASPEAEVVGIASTAGNVPVQQVCTNNLGLLELCGVTGIPVSKGAERPLVAPLRTAEDTHGPQGLGYAQLPDSDRLLTAHDAAQAWVRAARAHPGELIGLATGPLTNLALAMRAEPSLPKLLRRLVIMGGAFDYRGNTTPVSEWNISVDPESAAEVFGGWNAAWDLGDATHMPIMLGLNLTENIAMTPALLNRLAAAAGSPSAPMSVLDERGTRSSADNPLIRVLEDAMRFYFEFHFDTGDGYLAHLHDPLAAAVALDPELVSYRETTVDVELSGTLTRGMTVADWRGHWGRPPNALVGTEVDPTVFFDRFINRVGEFAQRLS from the coding sequence ATGGCGCTGGCGTATCTGCTGGCCAGCCCGGAAGCCGAGGTGGTCGGTATCGCCTCGACCGCGGGAAATGTTCCGGTACAACAGGTCTGCACCAACAACCTGGGTCTGCTGGAGCTGTGCGGGGTGACCGGGATCCCGGTCTCCAAGGGGGCCGAGCGCCCGTTGGTCGCACCGTTGCGCACGGCCGAGGACACTCACGGGCCACAGGGCCTGGGATACGCGCAGTTGCCCGACAGCGACCGACTACTCACCGCGCACGACGCCGCGCAGGCCTGGGTCCGCGCCGCACGCGCGCACCCGGGTGAATTGATCGGGTTGGCCACCGGGCCGCTGACCAACCTGGCACTGGCCATGCGCGCCGAACCCAGCCTGCCCAAGCTGCTGCGCCGCCTGGTGATCATGGGCGGGGCCTTCGACTACCGAGGCAACACCACACCGGTGTCGGAGTGGAACATCAGCGTCGACCCCGAATCTGCCGCCGAGGTGTTCGGCGGCTGGAACGCCGCCTGGGATCTCGGTGATGCCACCCATATGCCAATCATGCTGGGCCTCAACCTCACCGAGAACATCGCGATGACACCTGCGTTACTGAACCGACTTGCGGCCGCGGCCGGGTCACCGTCGGCGCCGATGAGCGTGCTCGACGAGCGGGGTACGCGGTCTTCGGCGGACAACCCGTTGATCCGCGTCCTGGAGGACGCCATGCGGTTCTACTTCGAGTTCCACTTCGACACCGGCGACGGGTATCTGGCGCATCTGCACGATCCGCTGGCCGCCGCGGTCGCGCTGGACCCGGAGTTGGTGAGCTACCGGGAAACCACGGTCGATGTCGAGCTGAGCGGCACCCTGACCCGCGGCATGACGGTGGCCGACTGGCGCGGACACTGGGGCCGTCCACCCAATGCCCTCGTCGGCACCGAGGTCGACCCGACGGTGTTCTTCGACCGGTTCATCAACCGGGTCGGGGAGTTCGCGCAGCGCCTGAGCTGA
- a CDS encoding DNA polymerase Y family protein, whose amino-acid sequence MDWPAVAAATAAGLTSTVPVAVTLANRVIACSASARAVGVRRGLRRREAQARCPQLHVVTADPARDARHFENVTLAVDDLVPRAEVLRPGLLVLSVRGAARYFGSEPVAAERLIDAVAAAGAECQVGIADQLSTAVFAARAGCIVEPGNDARFLSGLSIRQLSTEPALAAPGREELADLLWRMGIRTLGQFAELSRTDVASRFGADAVTAHRFACGEPDRGPSGRDPATELDAVMNCDPPIERVDAAAFAGRSLAGDLHRHLEASGVGCTRLAIHALTANGEELERVWRCAEPLTEDATADRVRWQLDGWLNRRTIDRPSAPLVMLRLRPVEVVSASALQLPLWGGLGEEDRLRARRALLRVQGLLGPEAVQVPVLSGGRGPAERITLTPLGDEPVPRADPRQPWPGQLPEPSPTVLLDDPVELLDVQGNPVRVTSRGLFSADPAQLAGAGRRDGRLRWWAGPWPVDERWWDPENRGAGRTARAQVLLGSGDRDEDDLALLLCYRQRRWYLEGAYE is encoded by the coding sequence ATGGACTGGCCGGCAGTGGCCGCGGCGACGGCGGCAGGTTTGACCTCGACGGTGCCGGTCGCGGTCACTCTGGCCAACCGGGTGATCGCCTGCTCGGCGTCGGCACGTGCGGTCGGGGTCCGGCGCGGCCTGCGCCGGCGCGAGGCTCAGGCCCGGTGTCCGCAACTGCATGTCGTCACCGCCGACCCGGCCAGGGACGCCCGTCATTTCGAGAACGTGACGCTTGCCGTCGACGATCTGGTGCCGCGCGCCGAGGTGCTGCGTCCGGGATTGCTGGTGCTCTCGGTGCGCGGCGCGGCGCGGTACTTCGGATCCGAACCGGTTGCGGCCGAACGATTGATCGACGCCGTCGCCGCGGCGGGGGCCGAATGCCAGGTCGGTATCGCCGATCAACTTTCCACCGCGGTCTTCGCCGCCCGGGCGGGGTGCATCGTCGAACCTGGGAACGATGCACGGTTTCTGTCCGGGTTGTCGATCCGGCAGCTGTCCACCGAACCCGCCCTGGCCGCCCCCGGCCGCGAGGAACTGGCAGACCTGTTGTGGCGGATGGGTATCCGAACTCTCGGGCAGTTCGCCGAGTTGTCCCGCACCGATGTCGCCTCCCGGTTCGGGGCCGACGCGGTGACGGCGCACCGGTTCGCCTGCGGGGAGCCGGACCGGGGTCCCTCCGGACGAGATCCGGCCACCGAACTCGATGCGGTGATGAACTGTGACCCGCCGATCGAAAGGGTGGACGCGGCAGCCTTCGCCGGACGGTCCCTGGCCGGTGATCTGCACCGTCATCTGGAGGCGTCCGGGGTGGGCTGTACCCGGTTGGCCATCCACGCCCTCACCGCCAACGGTGAAGAGCTGGAACGGGTCTGGCGGTGTGCCGAGCCACTGACCGAGGATGCCACCGCCGACCGGGTGCGTTGGCAGCTGGACGGCTGGCTGAACCGCCGCACCATTGATCGGCCTAGTGCGCCCCTCGTCATGCTGCGCCTGCGCCCGGTGGAGGTGGTCTCGGCATCGGCGCTGCAATTGCCGTTGTGGGGCGGGCTGGGGGAGGAGGATCGGCTGCGGGCCCGGCGCGCGCTGTTGCGGGTGCAGGGGCTGCTCGGCCCGGAAGCGGTACAGGTTCCGGTGCTCAGTGGAGGGCGCGGTCCTGCCGAGCGCATTACCCTCACGCCGTTGGGAGACGAGCCGGTGCCGCGAGCCGACCCGCGCCAGCCCTGGCCCGGCCAGTTGCCCGAGCCCTCACCGACCGTACTGCTCGATGACCCGGTGGAATTGCTTGATGTGCAAGGAAATCCGGTCCGGGTCACCAGCCGTGGGTTGTTCTCGGCCGATCCGGCGCAGCTGGCCGGCGCCGGCCGCCGTGACGGCAGGCTGCGCTGGTGGGCGGGGCCGTGGCCGGTCGACGAGCGGTGGTGGGATCCGGAGAATCGGGGAGCCGGGCGCACGGCGCGGGCCCAGGTGCTGCTGGGCTCTGGAGACCGGGACGAAGACGATCTCGCTCTGCTGCTGTGTTACCGGCAGCGCCGGTGGTATCTGGAGGGCGCCTATGAATGA
- a CDS encoding S53 family peptidase, whose amino-acid sequence MNIASGRALLAVILFSALLVSDLRTVPTPDGTVYGPTHITGPYAQLLSASTDLGPAAYSSAQLTMTLHSAARPAELFSWAEQHSLSIRWRPGDTWAIAEGRSADLATAFGVDIHDYRGRRGQDFYASPQQPSIPQRLSGEVTGVGRILGYTPYRMSLPDLRNLPTDVPDQGLTPQGVRNTYNLANLADQGFTGKGTTIVFFAFDGFDQADLDTFATTFGLPRFTPVVVGGQPSAPHGETTMDLQIAHAIAPDAQKVVVNARPTVQGDGAYEKIGKMLESADQQFPGAVWSFSIGWGCDKLITAADLAPVRSALSTAHSHGTTAFDASGDLAGLECKGGQDWSSAPGEDDIGLDSVASLPEMTGVGGTTLSTDAHGGWLAEQAWFDVPLSQGTGGGVSAIFDRPEWQRDVSAPGGSAGRRLTPDVAAVADPFTGVKIVLDNQVLVGGGTSQSAPLWAGMAAVMNQYLIANGGRALGDLNPLLYKIASGAPLPAFRDVNLGGNAVSTASPGYDLVTGLGTPDVENLAKNILDLQKAHR is encoded by the coding sequence ATGAACATCGCCTCCGGGCGGGCGTTACTGGCAGTGATCCTGTTCAGCGCCCTGCTGGTCTCCGACCTGCGGACCGTGCCCACCCCGGACGGCACGGTGTACGGACCTACTCACATCACCGGTCCGTACGCCCAACTACTTTCTGCCTCAACCGATCTCGGACCAGCCGCGTACAGCTCGGCACAGCTCACCATGACACTGCACAGCGCCGCCCGACCCGCTGAACTGTTCAGCTGGGCCGAGCAGCATTCACTGTCGATCCGGTGGCGGCCCGGCGATACCTGGGCGATCGCCGAAGGCCGGTCCGCAGACCTGGCAACCGCTTTCGGAGTGGACATCCATGACTACCGGGGCCGGCGCGGTCAGGATTTCTACGCTTCACCACAGCAGCCGTCGATACCCCAGCGGTTGTCCGGGGAGGTCACCGGGGTCGGTCGCATCCTGGGCTATACGCCGTACCGGATGTCGCTGCCGGATCTTCGTAACCTGCCGACCGATGTTCCGGACCAGGGGTTGACGCCACAGGGGGTGCGCAACACCTACAACCTCGCCAATCTCGCGGACCAGGGGTTCACCGGCAAGGGCACCACCATCGTGTTCTTCGCGTTCGACGGCTTCGATCAGGCCGACCTGGACACTTTCGCAACCACCTTCGGGCTTCCGAGGTTCACACCGGTCGTGGTCGGCGGGCAACCGAGTGCCCCACACGGCGAGACCACCATGGATCTGCAGATCGCCCATGCCATCGCCCCGGATGCACAGAAGGTTGTGGTCAATGCCCGGCCGACAGTCCAGGGTGACGGCGCCTACGAGAAGATCGGGAAGATGCTCGAGTCCGCGGACCAGCAGTTTCCCGGTGCAGTGTGGAGCTTCTCGATCGGTTGGGGCTGCGACAAGCTGATCACCGCCGCCGATCTCGCCCCGGTCCGCTCGGCCCTGTCCACGGCACATTCCCACGGCACCACCGCATTCGACGCCAGCGGCGATCTGGCGGGTCTGGAATGCAAAGGCGGACAGGACTGGTCCTCTGCACCCGGCGAAGATGACATCGGCCTGGACTCGGTGGCCTCCCTTCCGGAGATGACCGGTGTCGGCGGCACCACGCTGTCCACCGACGCCCACGGCGGCTGGCTGGCCGAGCAGGCCTGGTTCGATGTCCCGCTGTCACAGGGCACCGGCGGTGGCGTCTCGGCGATCTTCGACCGCCCCGAGTGGCAGCGCGATGTGTCTGCGCCCGGCGGCAGCGCCGGGCGGCGGCTGACCCCGGATGTGGCCGCAGTGGCCGACCCCTTCACCGGCGTGAAAATCGTGCTGGACAACCAGGTTCTGGTGGGAGGCGGCACATCGCAGTCCGCACCGTTGTGGGCCGGGATGGCCGCAGTGATGAATCAGTACCTGATCGCCAACGGCGGCCGTGCGCTCGGCGACCTCAACCCGCTGCTGTACAAGATCGCCTCGGGCGCCCCGCTTCCGGCTTTCCGTGACGTCAACCTCGGCGGCAACGCGGTGTCCACCGCTTCGCCCGGATACGACCTGGTGACCGGGCTGGGCACACCCGACGTGGAGAACCTCGCCAAGAACATTCTTGACCTGCAGAAGGCACACCGATGA
- a CDS encoding zinc ribbon domain-containing protein, with product MTDVPDVPTTECRVCKIDVPDGKYCGLCGVPIGKERGDGPEWLRLSASCVAPDEHLLRPSIASSLFPHLSHQSRTPFRIAMLVLLAGLVVCALLRLPAALIAVAALGLPLLFLIYLYESDAFRDLHRADLALTIVLGIALGVGWVLLTGHVMAKSYGVPLGSGVTGFRIMRNGLGIPLGGAVLMLAPAVTVRLTRPASRESLDGFMIGALGATAFTAAATLTRLAPQLTTGMVAHNRPMSGLLVEAGIRGIAVPLTAASIGGLIGAALWFTRPVTKVDKHVGYVRLVMFSCAVAVLIVYCALGLIDVARIPQWFQLTVHLTVSAMALLALRVGVHLALLHEAQDEIASDQPIFCARCGHVVPDMSFCPHCGAATHASSRTSREERRAHRPVRDPGSDAG from the coding sequence ATGACCGACGTCCCCGACGTCCCCACCACCGAGTGCCGCGTCTGCAAGATCGACGTGCCCGACGGGAAGTACTGCGGGCTGTGCGGGGTGCCGATCGGCAAGGAGCGAGGCGACGGACCGGAATGGTTGCGCCTCAGCGCATCCTGTGTCGCTCCCGATGAGCACCTGCTGCGCCCGTCGATCGCCAGCTCACTGTTCCCTCATCTGTCGCACCAGTCCCGCACCCCGTTCCGCATCGCGATGCTGGTCCTGTTGGCCGGGTTGGTGGTCTGCGCGCTGCTGAGACTGCCCGCGGCCCTGATCGCGGTCGCTGCGCTCGGGCTGCCCTTACTGTTCTTGATCTACCTCTACGAGTCGGACGCCTTCCGCGACCTACACCGCGCCGACCTCGCGCTGACCATCGTGCTCGGAATTGCCCTGGGCGTGGGGTGGGTGCTTCTCACCGGCCACGTCATGGCCAAGTCCTACGGCGTCCCACTCGGTTCCGGGGTGACCGGATTCCGGATCATGCGCAACGGCTTGGGGATTCCACTGGGCGGCGCGGTCCTGATGCTGGCGCCTGCGGTCACGGTGCGGCTGACCCGGCCCGCCAGTCGGGAATCGTTGGACGGCTTCATGATCGGCGCTCTCGGCGCGACGGCATTCACGGCGGCGGCCACCCTGACCCGACTGGCACCACAGTTGACCACCGGAATGGTGGCGCACAACCGCCCGATGTCCGGGCTGCTCGTCGAGGCCGGGATCCGCGGTATCGCAGTGCCTTTGACCGCAGCGTCCATCGGAGGCCTGATCGGTGCGGCGTTGTGGTTCACCCGCCCCGTCACCAAGGTCGACAAACACGTCGGTTATGTCCGGCTGGTGATGTTCTCCTGTGCCGTTGCGGTGCTGATCGTCTACTGCGCACTCGGTCTGATCGATGTCGCGCGCATTCCGCAATGGTTCCAGTTGACGGTGCATCTCACGGTGTCGGCGATGGCATTGCTGGCGTTGAGGGTCGGTGTGCATCTGGCGCTGCTGCACGAAGCGCAGGACGAGATCGCCTCCGACCAACCGATCTTCTGCGCACGCTGCGGCCACGTCGTGCCCGACATGTCGTTCTGCCCCCACTGCGGTGCGGCCACTCACGCATCGTCGCGCACCTCCCGCGAAGAGCGCCGCGCGCACCGGCCGGTGCGCGACCCGGGATCCGATGCCGGATGA
- a CDS encoding zinc ribbon domain-containing protein, producing the protein MPAGTFCGVCGAYLDPQRHDTGWLRPRAYCAGREHLLWPSVVSSLFPVLPHRSRARYRLGIAALVVAMLACTLLRVPAAITALAAFGLPLLFVTYLRESAVIQNLSARTLLLTGALGAGLGAAWALLTGTAVAREYDMPMGVDVPEFRVMRDGLAVPLGALLLLLTPVLVIRMFGPRTRESLDGSAIGALGALAFSAAATLSRLAPQFDDGMVDHDRPLSGLLVQAGIQGLAVPLTAAAAGALGGVVLWFTPGAGNAWRPRHVRAALALTVASAPACYAVLGLIGVAPVPEILLLAVYLAVATLALLALRVGLQLALLHEAHGTVHAGEVVRCRQCDHSVADMTFCLNCGTAMRALQRTADHPDRTLLVTWGTGVMLLTAALVVVSAVVSSPPARYRCPPDCGRPPTSDPVATNPRFTAPDGAFSVNYPASGAAYRITTADDGVTADFLAGDGGTMQLIGKAAAGRTPKEIATALVENTYPDTDLDYEIPNAMVGYQPGYGMVLDSWPQNATGDYMRMRVVILAAVKDDLALIAVATGPYHAYGPDFGPGIPSGANLDLALDMGKYVNSFRWRNDPGR; encoded by the coding sequence GTGCCGGCAGGCACATTCTGCGGGGTGTGCGGCGCCTACCTGGATCCACAGCGCCATGACACCGGGTGGCTGAGGCCACGGGCGTACTGCGCCGGTCGCGAGCACCTGCTGTGGCCGTCGGTGGTCAGCTCGCTGTTTCCAGTGCTACCGCACCGCTCGCGCGCGAGGTACCGACTCGGGATCGCCGCGCTGGTGGTTGCGATGCTCGCCTGCACACTGCTGCGAGTGCCCGCCGCGATTACCGCACTGGCCGCGTTCGGTCTGCCACTGCTGTTCGTCACATATCTCCGTGAATCCGCTGTCATTCAAAATCTTTCGGCGCGAACCCTGCTGCTGACCGGTGCCCTGGGCGCCGGACTGGGCGCAGCCTGGGCGCTGCTGACCGGAACCGCGGTGGCCCGCGAGTACGACATGCCGATGGGCGTCGACGTGCCGGAGTTCCGGGTGATGCGCGACGGCCTTGCCGTCCCGCTGGGCGCCTTGTTGTTGCTGCTCACCCCCGTGTTGGTGATCCGCATGTTCGGGCCGCGCACCCGGGAATCGTTGGACGGCTCAGCTATCGGCGCCCTCGGCGCACTTGCTTTCAGCGCGGCAGCCACGCTGAGCCGGTTGGCTCCTCAGTTCGATGACGGAATGGTGGACCATGACCGACCGTTGAGCGGGCTGTTGGTCCAGGCCGGGATTCAGGGGTTGGCGGTGCCGTTGACTGCCGCGGCCGCCGGGGCTCTCGGCGGGGTGGTCCTGTGGTTCACACCGGGGGCCGGCAACGCCTGGCGCCCGAGACATGTGCGCGCGGCCTTGGCGCTGACCGTCGCATCCGCACCGGCCTGCTATGCGGTCCTCGGCCTGATCGGTGTTGCACCCGTACCTGAAATCTTGCTTCTGGCAGTGTATTTAGCCGTGGCTACGTTGGCCTTGCTGGCGTTGCGAGTCGGTCTGCAGCTCGCCTTGCTGCACGAGGCGCACGGCACCGTCCATGCCGGCGAAGTGGTGCGGTGCCGGCAATGCGATCACTCCGTTGCCGATATGACGTTCTGCCTGAATTGCGGCACGGCGATGCGCGCATTACAACGGACGGCGGATCACCCGGACCGCACACTGCTGGTGACGTGGGGGACCGGCGTCATGCTCCTGACGGCCGCCCTCGTCGTGGTGTCGGCCGTGGTCAGCAGTCCACCCGCACGCTATCGATGTCCACCGGATTGCGGCCGTCCCCCGACCAGCGATCCGGTGGCGACGAATCCCCGCTTCACCGCCCCGGACGGCGCGTTCTCGGTGAACTACCCGGCATCCGGCGCGGCGTACCGGATCACCACCGCCGACGACGGGGTGACAGCGGATTTCCTGGCCGGCGACGGCGGCACCATGCAGCTCATCGGAAAAGCCGCGGCCGGACGAACCCCGAAGGAGATCGCCACCGCCCTGGTCGAGAACACCTATCCCGACACCGATCTGGACTACGAGATCCCGAATGCCATGGTCGGCTACCAGCCCGGGTACGGGATGGTCCTCGACAGCTGGCCGCAAAACGCCACCGGCGACTACATGAGGATGCGGGTGGTCATCCTGGCCGCGGTGAAGGACGACTTGGCCCTGATCGCTGTGGCAACCGGCCCGTATCACGCGTACGGCCCGGATTTCGGTCCGGGAATTCCGTCCGGCGCGAACTTGGACCTTGCCTTGGACATGGGCAAGTACGTCAACAGTTTTCGTTGGCGTAACGACCCGGGCCGCTGA